In a single window of the Zea mays cultivar B73 chromosome 5, Zm-B73-REFERENCE-NAM-5.0, whole genome shotgun sequence genome:
- the LOC100285621 gene encoding WRKY39v2 - superfamily of TFs having WRKY and zinc finger domains has translation MEEERCFNNWDLDAVVRLGCRRRLSPPRQPDPFASLLPPTLPSPSPSPPQKEKPVVPALAKGPEPEPYAGWRFPNLGAGGGQDGDELMRAMLAVQPSLPQPLPTTTPTPTPTLPPAAGEHRQSTVTAVDVPLPQVRPAPAARAQPSGRQVPGAVPRSKRRKNQVKKVVCHVPADGSSSDMWAWRKYGQKPIKGSPYPRGYYRCSSSKGCAARKQVERSRADPNTFILTYTGEHNHAAPTHRNSLAGTTRNKFPSSAAPPPPPPSVVVGGAGAGDAQHQQPSPSPASTSTAGLSPTTPLRTPSMEEEEMDDDDDELLVEDMEMVGEDELLFLNIDADAEADAGAPLEPMPSLFDVVDEPFLNSPWLTATSSAGEPATGAAGARS, from the exons ATGGAGGAGGAGCGCTGCTTCAACAACTGGGATCTGGACGCCGTCGTCCGCCTGggctgccgccgccgcctctccccgCCACGGCAGCCCGACCCGTTTGCTTCGCTTCTCCCTCCGAccctgccgtcgccgtcgccgtcgccgccgcagAAGGAGAAGCCCGTGGTGCCAGCGCTGGCTAAAGGACCAGAGCCAGAGCCATACGCCGGGTGGCGCTTTCCTAACCTCGGTGCTGGCGGCGGGCAAGACGGCGACGAGCTCATGAGGGCCATGTTAGCAGTCCAGCCTTCCCTGCCTCAGCCTCTGCCAACGACAACGCCAACGCCAACGCCAACGCTTCCCCCGGCAGCAGGAGAGCATCGACAGTCGACTGTTACAGCCGTGGACGTGCCGCTACCCCAGGTGCGCCCCGCTCCGGCCGCCAGAGCGCAGCCGAGCGGGCGGCAGGTGCCCGGTGCCGTGCCAAGATCCAAGAGAAG GAAGAACCAGGTGAAGAAGGTGGTCTGCCACGTTCCGGCGGACGGCTCGTCGTCGGACATGTGGGCGTGGCGCAAGTACGGCCAGAAGCCCATCAAGGGCTCCCCCTACCCAAG GGGATACTACCGGTGCAGCAGCTCCAAGGGGTGTGCGGCGCGGAAGCAGGTCGAGCGCAGCCGCGCGGACCCCAACACCTTCATCCTCACCTACACCGGCGAGCACAACCACGCGGCGCCGACCCACCGCAACTCGCTCGCCGGCACCACCCGAAACAAGTTCCCCTCCTCGGCGGCGCCTCCGCCGCCTCCGCCGTCCGTGGTGGTGGGCGGCGCCGGTGCCGGCGACGCGCAGCATCAGCAGCCGAGCCCGAGCCCGGCGTCCACGTCGACCGCGGGGCTCTCGCCCACGACGCCGCTGCGCACGCcgtcgatggaggaggaggagatggacgacgacgacgacgagctgCTGGTGGAGGACATGGAGATGGTCGGCGAGGACGAGCTCTTGTTCCTCAACATCGACGCCGACGCCGAAGCTGACGCCGGGGCACCACTGGAGCCCATGCCCTCGCTCTTCGACGTCGTCGACGAGCCCTTCCTAAACTCCCCTTGGCTGACGGCCACCAGCAGCGCCGGCGAGCCAGCCACAGGGGCAGCCGGCGCCAGGAGCTGA